Proteins found in one Neofelis nebulosa isolate mNeoNeb1 chromosome 3, mNeoNeb1.pri, whole genome shotgun sequence genomic segment:
- the NPY5R gene encoding neuropeptide Y receptor type 5: MDLELQDFYNKTLATENSTGAPRSSDFPVWDDYKSSVDDLQYFLIGLYTFVSLLGFMGNLLILMALMRKRNQKTTVNFLIGNLAFSDILVVLFCSPFTLTSVLLDQWMFGKVMCHIMPFLQCVSVLVSTLILISIAIVRYHMIKHPISNNLTANHGYFLIATVWTLGFAICSPLPVFHSLVELQETFGSTLLSSRYLCVESWPSDSYRIAFTISLLLVQYILPLVCLTISHTSVCRSISCGLSNQESKLEENEMVNLTLHPFKKSGPQGKLSSSQKWSYSFIRKHRRRYSKKTACVLPAPARPSQENRSRMLPENFGSVKSQLSSSSKFIPGVPTCFEMKPEENSDVHEMRVNRSIMRIKKRSRSVFYRLTILILVFAVSWMPLHLFHVVTDFNDNLISNRHFKLVYCICHLLGMMSCCLNPILYGFLNNGIKADLISLIQCLHMS, translated from the coding sequence ATGGATTTAGAGCTCCAGGACTTTTATAACAAGACACTTGCCACTGAGAACAGTACTGGGGCCCCTCGGAGCTCTGATTTCCCAGTGTGGGATGACTATAAAAGCAGTGTAGATGACCTGCAGTATTTTCTGATTGGACTTTACACATTTGTGAGTCTTCTTGGTTTCATGGGGAATCTCCTTATTTTAATGGCACTCATGAGAAAGCGTAACCAGAAGACTACAGTAAACTTCCTCATAGGAAATTTGGCCTTCTCTGATATCTTGGTTGTGTTGTTTTGCTCACCTTTCACACTGACCTCCGTCTTGCTGGATCAGTGGATGTTTGGCAAAGTCATGTGTCATATTATGCCTTTTCTTCAGTGTGTTTCAGTTCTGGTCtcaactttaattttaatatcaatTGCCATTGTCAGGTATCATATGATAAAACATCCTATATCTAATAATTTAACAGCAAACCATGGCTACTTCTTGATAGCTACTGTCTGGACGCTAGGTTTTGCGATTTGTTCTCCCCTTCCAGTGTTTCACAGTCTGGTGGAACTTCAGGAAACATTTGGCTCAACACTGCTGAGCAGCAGGTATTTATGCGTTGAGTCGTGGCCATCCGATTCATACAGAATTGCTTTTACCATCTCTTTATTGCTAGTTCAGTATATTCTGCCCTTGGTGTGTCTAACCATAAGTCATACCAGTGTCTGCAGGAGTATAAGCTGTGGGTTGTCCAACCAAGAAAGCaaactagaagaaaatgagaTGGTCAACTTAACTCTTCATCCATTCAAAAAGAGTGGGCCTCAGGGGAAACTTTCCAGCAGCCAGAAATGGAGCTATTCATTCatcagaaaacacagaagaagatACAGCAAGAAGACAGCGTGCGTGTTACCTGCTCCAGCAAGACCTTCTCAAGAGAACCGTTCAAGAATGCTTCCGGAAAACTTTGGGTCTGTAAAAAGTCAGCTCTCGTCATCCAGTAAGTTCATACCAGGAGTCCCCACCTGCTTTGAGATGAAACCTGAAGAAAACTCAGACGTTCATGAAATGAGAGTAAACCGTTCGATCATGAGGATAAAAAAGAGATCTCGAAGTGTTTTTTATAGACTAACCATATTGATATTGGTGTTTGCTGTTAGCTGGATGCCACTACACCTTTTCCATGTGGTAACTGATTTTAATGATAACCTTATTTCAAATAGGCATTTCAAGTTGGTGTATTGCATCTGTCATTTGTTAGGCATGATGTCTTGTTGTCTGAATCCTATTCTGTATGGATTTCTTAATAATGGGATCAAAGCTGATTTAATTTCCCTTATACAGTGTCTTCATATGTCATAA